A genomic region of Salvelinus namaycush isolate Seneca chromosome 7, SaNama_1.0, whole genome shotgun sequence contains the following coding sequences:
- the LOC120050962 gene encoding SH3 domain-containing kinase-binding protein 1-like isoform X1: MAVQALYLSLTYDQPGKVEEGWWEGSLKGKTGMFPSNFTRELEDTPPSRDTSTRSSQEELRSNKTSKDSPGSESDGGESRSDSGEIQPKKVRGFGFGDIFKDQPIRLGPASGDMEGGKAQVRKSPSVSLETMKAEPEGMVKGRELCKVIFPYDAHNEDELSMKEGEIVTIINRDCADAGWWMGEIGGRKGVFPDNFVKLLIPDVEKERPKKPPPPSVPSGKHTTEKRSEVRKVPPERPEHVPHRPPDDNKGEEVKNGEIPKPALPSIPPKKPRPPKTSSSHLPPRGPDRPERPPSVPCESPTSESGTPDPASDMSKDVDVVYLDSLVLSTEKLSHPTAMRPRVLVRRPRSLIISTSSLSSIDLLDSPPVEEQRRGKDREKEKLQDSLCPRPVNVSKRKALPTITVPDSKGVLTPKPAVLHPPSTESLALRPISPSPSYAKPTSSCISPSPEPRPMPTLEELRGQLRELRASVELLKSQHRQEMKQLSSDLDEEKSIRLTMQMEVEKIKRSLFK, translated from the exons GTGGAGGAGGGCTGGTGGGAGGGCAGTCTGAAGGGTAAGACAGGGATGTTTCCCTCCAACTTCACCAGAGAGCTGGAGGACACGCCCCCTTCACGAGACACATCCACTAGGTCATCACAGGAGGAGCTACGCAGCAACAAGACCA gTAAAGACAGTCCAGGCAGCGAGAGTGACGGAGGAGAGAGTCGCTCTGACAGTGGAGAGATTCAACCCAagaag GTTCGAGGGTTTGGGTTCGGTGACATCTTTAAAGACCAGCCCATCAGACTGGGACCTGCATCTggagacatggagggagggaag GCACAGGTTAGGAAATCACCCTCTGTTTCCCTGGAAACCATGAAGGCGGAACCTGAGGGCATGGTGAAAG GCCGTGAGCTGTGTAAGGTCATCTTCCCATACGACGCCCATAACGAAGACGAGCTGTcaatgaaagagggagagattgtCACCATAATcaacagg GACTGTGCTGACGCGGGGTGGTGGATGGGGGAGATAGGGGGGAGAAAGGGAGTCTTCCCTGATAACTTTGTCAAGTTGTTAATACCTGATGTGGAGAAAGAG AGACCAAAGAAGCCGCCTCCCCCCAGCGTCCCTTCGGGTAAACACACCACAG agaaaaggtcagaggtcaggaagGTACCCCCGGAGCGCCCAGAGCACGTGCCTCACAGACCACCTGACGACAACAAag gtgaGGAGGTGAAGAATGGAGAGATCCCTAAGCCCGCCCTTCCGTCCATCCCTCCAAAAAAGCCCCGCCCACCAAAGACAAGctcctcccacctccctccccGAGGCCCAGACAGACCTGAGAGACCTCCTTCTGtacc GTGTGAGAGCCCTACGTCTGAGAGTGGGACTCCAGATCCTGCCTCTGACATGTCAAAAGACGTTG atGTGGTTTATTTGGACTCGCTAGTCTTGTCTACAGAGAAACTAAGCCATCCCACCGCAATGCGACCAAGAGTCCTCGTCCGCAGACCACGCTCCCTGATCATCAGCACA tcttcTCTGTCCAGTATTGACCTGCTGGACTCTCCTCCGGTGGAGGAGCAGAGAAGGGGGAAGGACAGAGAAAAGGAGAAACTGCAGGACTCCTTGTGTCCTAGACCAGTAAATGTCTCTAAGAGGAAAGCACTTCCCACCATCACT GTACCTGACAGTAAGGGTGTGCTGACACCCAAGCCTGCTGTCCTTCACCCACCGTCGACAGAAAGCCTGGCCCTCCGCCCTATAAGCCCCTCCCCTTCATACGCAAAACCCACCTCTTCATGTATAAGCCCCTCCCCTGAGCCCAGGCCGATGCCCACCCTGGAGGAGCTGAGGGGACaactgagagagctgagagcCTCTGTAGAACTGCTGAAGAGccaacacag GCAGGAGATGAAGCAGTTGTCCAGTGACCTGGACGAGGAGAAGAGTATCCGCCTCACTATGCAG ATGGAGGTGGAGAAGATTAAGAGGAGTTTATTTAAATGA